From the Comamonas odontotermitis genome, one window contains:
- a CDS encoding threonine ammonia-lyase, producing the protein MLSIQDIRAAAQRIQGKVERTPCLYSHTLSNIVGAKVYLKFENLQFTAAFKERGACNKLMQLTGEQRLRGVIAMSAGNHAQGVAYHAQQLGIRAVIVMPRFTPGVKVERTRSFGAEVVLHGDTLEEARIHAYALADAQQLVFVHPFDDEDIAAGQGTLALEMLEDHPDLDALLVAVGGGGLIAGIATAAKAIQPGIEVVGVQTSRFPSMLNAVQHKDLPVGVSTMAEGIAVATAGMITRQIVAETVDDLVLVEEGDIEQAVLMLLEIEKTLVEGAGSVGLAALLRYPDRFKGKKVGLILSGGNIDPLLLASIIQRGMVRSGRLARLRISSRDVPGMLARITAIVAEAGANIEEVHHQRAFTKLAAQNTEIDIVLQTRSNVHIQEVMDKLRAAGMQVELA; encoded by the coding sequence ATGCTCAGCATCCAAGACATTCGCGCTGCCGCGCAGCGCATCCAAGGCAAGGTTGAACGCACGCCTTGCCTGTATTCACACACCCTGTCGAACATCGTCGGCGCCAAGGTGTACCTCAAGTTCGAGAACCTGCAGTTCACGGCGGCCTTCAAGGAGCGCGGTGCCTGCAACAAGCTGATGCAGCTGACCGGCGAGCAGCGTTTGCGTGGCGTGATCGCCATGAGCGCAGGCAACCATGCGCAGGGCGTGGCCTACCACGCCCAGCAGCTGGGCATCCGCGCCGTCATCGTGATGCCGCGCTTCACGCCTGGGGTGAAGGTGGAGCGCACGCGCAGCTTTGGGGCGGAAGTCGTGCTGCATGGCGACACGCTGGAGGAAGCACGCATCCACGCCTACGCGTTGGCCGACGCGCAGCAACTGGTGTTTGTGCACCCGTTTGACGATGAGGACATTGCCGCCGGCCAGGGAACGCTGGCGCTGGAGATGCTCGAAGACCATCCCGATCTGGACGCCCTGCTGGTGGCCGTGGGTGGCGGCGGCTTGATTGCCGGGATTGCCACGGCGGCCAAGGCCATCCAACCCGGGATCGAGGTGGTGGGGGTGCAGACATCACGCTTTCCCAGCATGCTCAACGCCGTGCAGCATAAGGACTTGCCCGTCGGCGTCTCCACCATGGCAGAAGGCATTGCAGTGGCGACGGCAGGCATGATCACCCGCCAGATCGTGGCCGAGACAGTGGACGATCTGGTGCTGGTGGAAGAGGGCGATATCGAGCAGGCCGTGCTGATGCTGCTGGAGATCGAGAAGACCCTGGTGGAAGGCGCGGGCTCGGTGGGCCTGGCAGCGCTGCTGCGCTATCCGGACCGCTTCAAGGGCAAGAAGGTGGGACTGATCCTCTCGGGCGGCAACATCGATCCGCTGCTGCTCGCCTCCATCATCCAGCGGGGCATGGTGCGTTCCGGGCGGCTGGCGCGCTTGCGCATCAGCTCGCGCGACGTGCCGGGCATGCTGGCGCGCATCACGGCCATCGTTGCCGAGGCGGGTGCCAATATCGAAGAGGTGCACCACCAGCGCGCCTTCACCAAACTGGCCGCACAGAACACCGAGATTGACATCGTGCTGCAGACCCGCAGCAATGTGCATATCCAGGAAGTGATGGACAAGCTGCGCGCAGCAGGCATGCAGGTCGAGCTGGCCTGA
- a CDS encoding nitrate reductase subunit alpha codes for MSHFLDRLTHFRLPKESFADGHGRTTGEDRTWEDAYRARWSHDKIVRSTHGVNCTGSCSWKIYVKGGIVTWETQQTDYPRTRWDMPNHEPRGCARGASYSWYLYSANRVKYPMVRGRLLERWRAALAVAKTPVDAWALIVQDDAARRDYQSVRGMGGFVRSSWDEVNQLVAAANVYTIKQHGPDRIIGFSPIPAMSMVSYAAGSRYLSLIGGVCMSFYDWYCDLPPASPQVWGEQTDVPESADWYNSSYIIAWGSNVPQTRTPDAHFFTEVRYKGAKTVAVTPDYSEVAKLSDVWLHPTQGTDAALAMAMGHVAFKEFYFDRRSEYFDDYARRYTDLPMLVLLESQTLPDGSVVQVPGRYLRASDFNGKLGQQNNPEWKTMAFDSDGRAVLPHGSIGFRWGAEDRDDAGKWNLEAKEARHGAEVKLKLSVLEDGSQAHEVVDVGFPYFGGIATPHFTANEQQGNVNRARVPAVRLRLDCDGEYSEALVATVFDLQAAQYGIDRGLGSGAASYDDNAPYTPAWAEQITGVPRQQIITVAREFADNADKTRGKSMVIIGAAMNHWYHCDMNYRGVINLLMLCGCIGQSGGGWSHYVGQEKLRPQTGWTALAFALDWARPPRQQNSTSFFYAHTDQWRYEKLGMEEIVSPLADRSQYGGSMIDYNVRAERMGWLPSAPQLKTNPLSIAAQADTAGLAPRDYVAQGLKSGSLTMSCEDPDAPENWPRNLFVWRSNLLGSSGKGHEYFCKHLLGTDNGVQGKDLGPQDAKPEEVTWHAQAPQGKLDLLVTLDFRMSTTCLYSDVVLPTASWYEKNDLNTSDMHPFIHPLSAAVDPVWESRSDWEIYKGFAKAFSEVCVGHLGVERDTVLTPLMHDTPAELAQPYGVAEWKKGECDLIPGKTAPQVTVVERDYPNTYKRFTALGPLMDKLGNGGKGINWKTGTEVEQLGQLNGLTTEPGVTEGRPRIVSDIDACEVILQLAPETNGHVAVKAWEALEKATGREHKHLALYREDEKIRYRDIQAQPRKIISSPTWSGIESETVSYNAGYTNVHELIPWRTLTGRQQFYQDHPWMVAFGEGFSSYRPPVDMKATAGMQGIKPNGHPEIQLNFITPHQKWGIHSTYTDNLLMLTLNRGGPVAWISEEDAKRAGIEDNDWMEMFNLNGAVAVRAVVSQRVNPGMVLMYHAQEKIINTPGSEITGVRGGIHNSVTRIVLKPTHMIGGYAQYSYGFNYYGTIGTNRDEFVVVRKMAKVDWLDTPRDDHLAGAYQSQGENP; via the coding sequence ATGAGTCATTTCCTCGACCGCCTCACCCACTTTCGCCTGCCCAAGGAAAGCTTTGCCGACGGCCACGGCCGTACCACGGGCGAAGACCGCACCTGGGAAGACGCCTACCGCGCCCGCTGGTCGCATGACAAGATCGTGCGCAGCACGCATGGCGTGAACTGCACCGGCTCGTGCTCCTGGAAGATCTATGTCAAGGGCGGCATCGTCACCTGGGAAACCCAGCAGACCGACTACCCCCGCACCCGCTGGGACATGCCCAACCACGAGCCACGTGGCTGCGCGCGCGGCGCCAGCTACAGCTGGTACCTGTACAGCGCCAACCGCGTGAAATATCCGATGGTGCGCGGCCGGCTGCTGGAGCGCTGGCGCGCTGCGCTGGCCGTGGCCAAAACACCCGTGGATGCCTGGGCCCTGATCGTGCAGGACGATGCTGCGCGGCGCGACTACCAGAGCGTGCGCGGCATGGGCGGATTCGTGCGCAGCAGCTGGGACGAGGTCAACCAGCTGGTAGCTGCAGCCAACGTCTACACCATCAAGCAACACGGGCCCGACCGCATCATCGGCTTCTCGCCCATTCCTGCGATGAGCATGGTCAGCTATGCGGCGGGCAGCCGCTACCTGAGCCTGATTGGCGGCGTGTGCATGAGCTTCTACGACTGGTACTGCGACCTGCCGCCAGCCAGCCCGCAGGTATGGGGCGAGCAGACCGACGTGCCTGAATCGGCCGACTGGTACAACAGCAGCTACATCATCGCCTGGGGCTCCAACGTGCCGCAGACGCGCACACCCGATGCCCACTTCTTCACCGAGGTGCGCTACAAGGGTGCAAAGACCGTTGCCGTGACGCCCGACTACAGCGAGGTGGCCAAGCTCTCCGATGTCTGGCTGCATCCCACGCAGGGCACCGACGCGGCGCTGGCCATGGCCATGGGCCATGTGGCGTTCAAGGAGTTCTACTTCGACCGGCGCAGCGAATACTTCGACGACTACGCACGCCGCTACACCGATCTGCCCATGCTGGTGCTGCTGGAAAGCCAAACCCTGCCCGACGGCAGCGTGGTGCAAGTTCCGGGCCGCTACCTGCGCGCCAGCGACTTCAACGGCAAGCTCGGGCAGCAGAACAACCCGGAGTGGAAGACCATGGCCTTCGACAGCGATGGCCGCGCCGTGCTGCCGCACGGCTCCATCGGTTTCCGCTGGGGGGCCGAGGACCGCGACGACGCCGGCAAATGGAACCTGGAGGCCAAGGAGGCACGCCACGGCGCCGAGGTGAAACTCAAGCTCTCGGTGCTGGAAGACGGCAGCCAGGCGCATGAGGTTGTCGATGTGGGCTTTCCTTACTTTGGCGGCATTGCCACGCCGCATTTCACGGCCAACGAACAGCAGGGCAATGTGAACCGCGCCCGTGTGCCGGCTGTGCGCCTGCGCCTGGATTGTGATGGTGAATACAGCGAGGCGCTGGTTGCCACCGTGTTCGACCTGCAGGCCGCGCAGTACGGCATCGACCGTGGTTTGGGCAGTGGTGCTGCCAGCTACGACGACAACGCACCGTACACCCCGGCATGGGCCGAGCAGATCACCGGCGTGCCGCGCCAGCAGATCATCACCGTGGCGCGCGAATTTGCAGACAACGCGGACAAGACGCGCGGCAAGTCCATGGTCATCATCGGTGCGGCGATGAACCACTGGTACCACTGCGACATGAACTACCGTGGCGTCATCAATCTGCTGATGCTGTGCGGCTGCATTGGCCAGAGCGGCGGCGGCTGGTCGCACTACGTGGGCCAGGAAAAGCTGCGCCCGCAGACCGGATGGACGGCGCTGGCCTTCGCACTCGATTGGGCACGGCCACCACGCCAGCAGAACAGCACCAGCTTTTTCTACGCGCACACCGACCAGTGGCGCTACGAGAAACTGGGCATGGAAGAAATCGTCAGCCCCTTGGCCGATCGGAGCCAGTACGGTGGCAGCATGATCGACTACAACGTGCGCGCCGAGCGCATGGGCTGGTTGCCGAGCGCCCCGCAGCTCAAGACCAATCCGCTGTCGATTGCTGCGCAGGCCGATACGGCGGGCTTGGCGCCACGCGATTATGTGGCCCAGGGCCTCAAGAGCGGCAGCCTCACGATGAGCTGCGAAGACCCGGACGCCCCCGAGAACTGGCCGCGCAACCTTTTCGTGTGGCGCAGCAACCTGCTGGGCTCCAGCGGCAAGGGGCACGAGTACTTCTGCAAACACCTGCTGGGCACCGACAACGGCGTGCAAGGTAAGGACCTCGGCCCGCAGGATGCCAAGCCCGAAGAGGTGACCTGGCATGCCCAGGCGCCCCAGGGCAAGCTGGATCTGCTGGTTACGCTCGACTTCCGCATGAGTACCACCTGCCTCTACTCCGATGTGGTGCTGCCCACGGCCAGCTGGTACGAGAAAAACGATCTCAACACCAGTGACATGCATCCCTTTATCCACCCACTGTCGGCTGCGGTCGATCCGGTGTGGGAGTCGCGTTCCGACTGGGAAATCTACAAGGGCTTTGCCAAGGCTTTCAGTGAGGTCTGCGTGGGCCATCTGGGCGTGGAGCGCGATACCGTGCTCACGCCGCTGATGCACGACACCCCCGCCGAGCTGGCGCAGCCCTACGGCGTGGCCGAGTGGAAAAAAGGCGAGTGCGACCTTATCCCCGGCAAGACGGCGCCACAGGTCACGGTGGTGGAGCGCGACTACCCCAACACCTACAAGCGCTTTACCGCGCTGGGCCCGCTGATGGACAAGCTGGGCAACGGCGGCAAGGGCATCAACTGGAAAACCGGCACCGAGGTGGAACAACTGGGCCAGTTGAATGGCCTGACCACCGAGCCCGGCGTGACCGAAGGCCGCCCACGCATCGTCAGCGACATCGACGCCTGCGAAGTCATCCTGCAGCTGGCTCCCGAGACCAATGGCCACGTGGCTGTGAAGGCATGGGAGGCGCTGGAAAAAGCCACGGGCCGCGAACACAAACACCTGGCCCTGTACCGCGAGGACGAAAAGATCCGCTATCGCGACATTCAGGCGCAGCCGCGCAAGATCATCAGCTCGCCCACCTGGAGCGGCATCGAGAGCGAAACGGTGAGCTACAACGCGGGCTATACCAATGTGCACGAGCTGATTCCATGGCGCACGCTCACCGGCCGCCAGCAGTTCTACCAGGATCACCCCTGGATGGTGGCCTTCGGCGAGGGCTTCTCCAGCTACCGTCCGCCGGTCGACATGAAGGCCACGGCTGGCATGCAGGGCATCAAACCCAATGGGCACCCCGAGATCCAGCTCAACTTCATCACGCCGCACCAGAAGTGGGGCATCCACAGCACGTACACCGACAACCTGCTGATGCTTACGCTCAACCGTGGCGGCCCTGTGGCGTGGATCAGCGAGGAGGACGCCAAGCGCGCCGGTATCGAAGACAACGACTGGATGGAGATGTTCAACCTCAATGGTGCAGTCGCCGTGCGCGCGGTGGTAAGCCAGCGCGTCAATCCCGGCATGGTGCTGATGTACCACGCGCAGGAAAAGATCATCAACACACCCGGCAGTGAGATCACCGGCGTGCGTGGTGGTATCCACAACTCGGTCACGCGCATCGTGCTCAAACCCACGCACATGATCGGTGGCTACGCGCAGTACAGCTACGGCTTCAACTACTACGGAACCATCGGCACCAACCGCGACGAATTCGTCGTCGTGCGCAAGATGGCCAAGGTGGACTGGCTGGACACGCCGCGCGATGACCACCTGGCTGGTGCTTACCAGTCGCAGGGCGAGAACCCCTGA
- a CDS encoding RidA family protein: MTSAIDRRHVGARLSETAIYNGTVYLAGQIPENSPGADIKTQTQEVLGHIDRLLGEAGSSKQSILQCQIYLTDISEIGQMNEVWDAWVAAGHTPPRATVQAQLANPAYKIEVVVVAAVESAR; the protein is encoded by the coding sequence ATGACCTCTGCCATTGACCGCCGCCATGTGGGCGCCCGCCTGTCCGAAACCGCCATCTACAACGGCACCGTGTATCTGGCAGGCCAGATTCCGGAAAACAGCCCCGGCGCGGACATCAAGACACAGACGCAGGAGGTGCTGGGCCACATTGACCGCCTGCTGGGCGAAGCCGGCTCCAGCAAGCAAAGCATCCTGCAATGCCAGATCTACCTGACCGATATCAGCGAAATCGGCCAGATGAACGAAGTCTGGGACGCCTGGGTCGCCGCTGGCCACACCCCGCCCCGGGCCACCGTGCAGGCCCAGCTGGCCAACCCCGCCTACAAGATCGAGGTGGTGGTGGTGGCGGCTGTGGAATCGGCCCGCTGA
- a CDS encoding MFS transporter has translation MDSASAPPAVSRQAWSVLAVSTLAFTVCFMVWMMFGVIGIPLKKQLGLNATEFGLLTAMPVLSGSLVRVPLGIWTDRYGGRIVMTILMAVTVPAIWLMAYATQYWQFLVIGLFVGLAGGSFSVGTPYVARWFPKSRQGMAMGVYGAGNSGSAVNKFLAPALLVVGGWVLVPQVYAAILAGTVVLFWMFSSHDPRHLVASNVRFVDQLKALKDPRVLKYCQYYSIVFGGYVALALWMVQYYVGEYGLDIRVAALLAACFSLPGGVLRAIGGVLSDKYGAHKVTWWVMWVSWICLFLLSYPQTDFTIATINGPRTFHIGLNVYTFTALMGVLGVAFAFGKASVFKYIGDDYPDNIGAISGIVGLAGGLGGFVLPIMFGALLDMTGVRASAFMLLYGVVWVSLIWMYWTEVRHTDLMGSTPAKKA, from the coding sequence ATGGATTCCGCCTCTGCACCACCCGCTGTCTCCCGCCAGGCCTGGAGCGTTCTCGCCGTCAGCACGCTGGCCTTCACCGTCTGCTTCATGGTGTGGATGATGTTTGGCGTCATCGGCATTCCGCTCAAGAAGCAGCTGGGCCTGAATGCCACCGAGTTCGGCCTGCTCACCGCCATGCCTGTGCTCTCGGGCTCGCTGGTGCGGGTGCCGCTGGGCATCTGGACGGACCGCTATGGCGGCCGCATTGTGATGACCATATTGATGGCCGTCACTGTGCCAGCCATCTGGCTCATGGCCTATGCCACGCAGTACTGGCAGTTTCTGGTCATCGGCCTGTTTGTCGGTCTGGCTGGCGGCTCGTTCTCGGTAGGCACGCCTTACGTTGCACGCTGGTTCCCCAAGAGCCGCCAGGGCATGGCGATGGGTGTGTACGGCGCCGGCAACTCGGGCTCGGCGGTCAACAAGTTCCTCGCACCCGCACTGCTGGTGGTGGGCGGCTGGGTGCTGGTGCCCCAGGTCTATGCCGCCATCCTGGCGGGCACCGTGGTGCTGTTCTGGATGTTCAGTTCGCACGATCCACGGCATCTGGTGGCCAGCAATGTGCGTTTTGTCGACCAGCTCAAGGCGTTGAAAGACCCGCGTGTGCTCAAGTACTGCCAGTACTACAGCATCGTGTTCGGTGGCTATGTGGCGCTCGCACTGTGGATGGTGCAGTACTACGTGGGCGAATACGGCCTCGATATCCGCGTGGCTGCGCTCCTGGCGGCCTGCTTTTCGTTGCCTGGCGGTGTGCTGCGCGCCATCGGCGGCGTGCTGTCAGACAAATATGGCGCCCACAAGGTCACCTGGTGGGTGATGTGGGTGAGCTGGATCTGCCTGTTCCTGCTGAGCTATCCGCAAACCGATTTCACCATTGCCACCATCAACGGCCCCAGGACATTCCACATCGGGCTGAACGTCTACACCTTCACTGCGCTGATGGGCGTGCTGGGCGTGGCTTTCGCCTTCGGCAAGGCCAGTGTCTTCAAGTACATCGGCGACGACTACCCCGACAACATCGGCGCCATCAGCGGCATCGTCGGACTGGCTGGCGGCCTGGGTGGCTTTGTGCTGCCCATCATGTTCGGCGCCTTGCTGGATATGACCGGCGTGCGCGCCAGCGCTTTCATGCTGCTGTACGGCGTGGTCTGGGTTTCTCTCATCTGGATGTACTGGACCGAGGTGCGCCACACCGACCTGATGGGCAGCACCCCCGCCAAGAAGGCTTGA
- the narH gene encoding nitrate reductase subunit beta: MKVRAQIGMVLNLDKCIGCHTCSVTCKNVWTSRPGVEYAWFNNVETKPGIGYPKEWENQERWNGGWTRKADGSIVPRQGGKWQLLMKIFANPNLPEIDDYYEPFTFDYDHLQSAKEMKAAPTARPRSLITGQRMEKIEWGPNWEEILGGEFSKRSRDKNFDEVQKDIYGQFENTFMMYLPRLCEHCLNPACVASCPSGSIYKREEDGIVLIDQDKCRGWRMCVSGCPYKKIYYNWKSGKAEKCIFCYPRIEAGQPTVCSETCVGRIRYLGVLLYDADRIEQAASVEKDKDLYQAQLDVFLDPNDPAVIEQARRDGIPEAWLIAARNSPVYKMAVDWKVALPLHPEYRTLPMVWYVPPLSPITAAAQAGHVSANGELPDVNQLRIPVKYLANLLTAGDTVPVVRALERMLAMRAYQRGKHVEGMPNQAALQQAQLSVAEAEEMYRIMAIANYEDRFVIPTTHREYAENAFNVRGGCGFSFGNGCSEGETETSLFGSEKKRTIPIKATL, from the coding sequence ATGAAAGTACGTGCACAGATCGGCATGGTGCTGAACCTGGACAAATGCATCGGCTGCCATACCTGCAGCGTGACCTGCAAGAACGTCTGGACCAGCCGCCCCGGCGTGGAATACGCCTGGTTCAACAACGTCGAGACCAAGCCCGGCATTGGCTACCCCAAGGAGTGGGAAAACCAGGAGCGCTGGAATGGCGGCTGGACCCGCAAGGCTGATGGCTCCATCGTGCCGCGCCAGGGCGGCAAATGGCAGCTGCTGATGAAGATCTTCGCCAACCCCAACCTGCCGGAGATCGACGACTACTACGAGCCCTTCACCTTCGACTACGACCACCTGCAGAGTGCCAAGGAGATGAAGGCAGCGCCTACGGCCCGTCCGCGCAGCCTCATTACCGGCCAGCGCATGGAGAAGATCGAGTGGGGCCCGAACTGGGAGGAAATTCTGGGCGGTGAATTCAGCAAGCGCAGCCGGGACAAGAATTTTGACGAGGTGCAGAAGGACATCTATGGCCAGTTCGAGAACACCTTCATGATGTACCTGCCGCGTCTGTGCGAGCACTGCCTCAACCCCGCCTGCGTGGCAAGCTGCCCGAGCGGTTCGATCTACAAGCGCGAGGAAGACGGCATCGTGCTGATCGACCAGGACAAGTGCCGCGGCTGGCGCATGTGCGTCTCGGGCTGCCCCTACAAGAAGATTTACTACAACTGGAAGAGCGGCAAGGCCGAAAAGTGCATCTTCTGCTACCCACGCATCGAAGCCGGGCAGCCCACCGTGTGCTCGGAAACCTGCGTCGGCCGTATCCGTTATCTGGGTGTGCTGCTCTACGATGCCGACCGCATCGAACAGGCTGCCAGCGTCGAAAAGGACAAGGACCTGTACCAGGCCCAGCTGGACGTCTTCCTCGACCCGAACGACCCGGCGGTGATCGAGCAGGCCCGCCGCGACGGTATCCCCGAGGCCTGGCTGATCGCTGCGCGCAACAGCCCCGTCTACAAGATGGCGGTGGACTGGAAGGTTGCACTGCCGCTGCATCCCGAGTACCGCACGCTGCCCATGGTCTGGTACGTGCCACCGCTGTCGCCCATTACTGCAGCGGCCCAGGCCGGCCACGTGAGCGCCAACGGCGAGTTGCCGGATGTGAACCAGCTGCGCATTCCTGTCAAATACCTGGCCAACCTGCTCACCGCAGGCGACACCGTGCCGGTGGTGCGGGCGCTGGAACGTATGCTGGCCATGCGCGCCTACCAGCGCGGCAAACATGTGGAAGGTATGCCCAACCAAGCGGCACTGCAACAGGCGCAGCTGTCTGTGGCCGAAGCTGAAGAGATGTACCGGATCATGGCCATTGCCAATTACGAAGACCGCTTTGTGATCCCTACCACGCACCGCGAATACGCCGAAAACGCCTTCAATGTGCGCGGCGGCTGCGGGTTCTCCTTTGGCAACGGCTGCAGCGAGGGCGAGACCGAAACCAGCCTGTTTGGCAGCGAGAAGAAGCGCACCATCCCCATCAAGGCGACGCTGTGA
- a CDS encoding TenA family protein yields MSQRFSESLKELNRTPWQACTQHRFINEMFAGTLDDAVLHRYLVQDYQFINQFVALLGAAIASADHFAPRVTLSQFVAMITSDENTYFIRSFDALGVAESDRHLPQLSLPTVQFQALMLEAARSQKYANCLAVLCVAEGLYLDAFDRDGAVLPPRFEHAEWIHLHANDFFRGFVGWLRAELDRVGEGLDPQARADAADFFARAVALEQNFFDHVYAV; encoded by the coding sequence ATGAGCCAACGATTTTCCGAGTCCCTCAAAGAACTGAACCGCACGCCGTGGCAGGCCTGCACCCAGCACCGCTTCATCAACGAAATGTTCGCAGGAACCCTGGACGACGCCGTGCTGCACCGCTACCTCGTGCAGGATTACCAGTTCATCAACCAGTTTGTCGCCCTGCTGGGCGCGGCCATTGCCAGTGCCGACCACTTTGCGCCGCGCGTCACCCTGTCGCAGTTTGTGGCCATGATCACGAGCGACGAAAACACCTATTTCATCCGCAGCTTTGACGCGCTGGGCGTGGCCGAATCCGACCGCCACCTGCCGCAGCTGAGCCTGCCCACGGTACAGTTCCAGGCGCTGATGCTGGAGGCCGCGCGCAGCCAGAAATACGCCAACTGCCTGGCCGTGCTGTGCGTGGCAGAAGGCCTGTACCTGGATGCATTCGACCGCGATGGCGCTGTACTGCCGCCCCGCTTCGAGCATGCCGAATGGATCCATCTGCACGCCAATGACTTCTTCCGCGGCTTTGTTGGCTGGCTGCGCGCCGAGCTGGACCGCGTGGGCGAGGGCCTCGATCCGCAGGCCCGGGCCGACGCGGCAGATTTTTTTGCCCGCGCCGTTGCGCTGGAGCAGAACTTCTTCGACCATGTTTATGCCGTCTAG
- a CDS encoding MFS transporter, with the protein MNTTTTTAPRRGSTLKIWTPEDKAFWEKEGEAIAKLNLWISVPALFLAFAVWQVWSVVAVSLPSLGFQYSTNQLFWLAAAPALSGATLRIFYSFMVPLVGGRRWTAISTASLLIPAIGIGIAVQDPSTPYPTMLILALLCGLGGGNFSSSMANISYFFPKDRKGSALGVNAGLGNLGVSVVQFLSPIVVTAGLLGVFGGDPQTITKGGAQVQVWMQNAAFIWVPWIVLASVAAWFGMNDVADAKASVAAQAAIFVQPHNWIMCVLYLGTFGSFIGFAAGFPLLIKSQFPAVNPLTYAWLGPLVGAVIRPFGGWLADKVGGGVVTMWNFLVMALAVLGVLYFLPKGASALALSIGPAEGNFTGFFLMFLLLFVTTGIGNGSTFRMIPIIFNQLALRQAGKDAAAQASAIKEGNVLGAAAVGFAGAFGAYGGFFIPKSYGTSIAATGGPEAALWVFAAFYLLCVVITWWCYGRRQASMPC; encoded by the coding sequence ATGAACACTACAACCACCACTGCGCCGCGCCGCGGCAGCACCTTGAAAATCTGGACCCCGGAGGACAAGGCCTTCTGGGAAAAAGAGGGCGAAGCCATCGCCAAGCTCAATCTGTGGATTTCGGTACCCGCCCTCTTTCTGGCCTTTGCTGTCTGGCAGGTCTGGAGTGTGGTTGCCGTCAGCCTGCCGAGTCTGGGCTTCCAGTACTCGACCAACCAGCTCTTCTGGCTGGCGGCGGCGCCCGCGCTGTCCGGCGCCACGCTGCGCATCTTCTACTCCTTCATGGTGCCCCTGGTCGGCGGACGCCGCTGGACGGCGATCTCCACCGCCAGCCTGCTGATCCCGGCCATCGGCATCGGTATTGCGGTGCAGGACCCGAGCACGCCCTATCCCACGATGCTGATCCTGGCCCTGCTGTGCGGGCTGGGAGGCGGCAATTTCAGCTCCAGCATGGCCAATATCAGCTACTTCTTCCCCAAGGACCGCAAAGGCTCGGCGCTGGGCGTGAACGCTGGCCTGGGCAACCTGGGGGTGTCGGTGGTGCAATTCCTCAGTCCCATCGTCGTCACGGCAGGGCTGCTGGGTGTGTTCGGTGGCGATCCGCAGACCATCACCAAGGGCGGCGCCCAGGTGCAGGTCTGGATGCAGAACGCCGCCTTCATCTGGGTGCCATGGATCGTGCTTGCCTCGGTTGCAGCGTGGTTCGGCATGAATGATGTGGCCGACGCCAAGGCCTCGGTGGCAGCACAGGCGGCCATCTTCGTGCAGCCGCACAACTGGATCATGTGTGTGCTGTACCTGGGCACCTTCGGCTCCTTCATCGGCTTTGCTGCGGGCTTTCCCCTGCTGATCAAGAGCCAGTTTCCCGCCGTCAACCCCTTGACCTATGCGTGGCTTGGCCCGCTGGTGGGCGCCGTGATCCGTCCCTTTGGCGGCTGGCTTGCCGACAAGGTCGGCGGTGGCGTGGTCACTATGTGGAACTTCCTGGTGATGGCTTTGGCCGTGCTGGGCGTGCTGTATTTCCTGCCCAAGGGCGCGAGTGCGCTGGCGCTTTCAATCGGGCCTGCCGAGGGCAATTTCACTGGCTTCTTTCTGATGTTCCTGCTGCTGTTTGTCACCACCGGCATCGGCAATGGATCGACCTTCCGGATGATTCCCATCATCTTCAACCAGCTCGCCCTGCGCCAGGCCGGCAAGGACGCAGCGGCGCAGGCTTCCGCAATCAAGGAAGGCAATGTGCTGGGCGCTGCTGCGGTCGGCTTTGCCGGTGCGTTTGGCGCCTACGGCGGCTTCTTCATTCCCAAGAGCTACGGCACTTCCATCGCTGCCACCGGCGGCCCGGAGGCAGCGCTGTGGGTCTTTGCCGCCTTCTACCTGCTGTGTGTGGTCATCACCTGGTGGTGCTATGGGCGCCGCCAAGCCTCCATGCCCTGCTGA
- the narJ gene encoding nitrate reductase molybdenum cofactor assembly chaperone, whose protein sequence is MKDSISFTLRALAHLLRYPDADMRGHLVDIHTALNAENALGNVRRTELDALMDRLLAEGMDAEASYVDLFDRGRGTALHLFEHVHGDSRDRGPAMVDLVKTYERAGLLLDPAELPDHLTVLLEFASTQPTQEARAFIGEFAHILQSIAAALVRRQSDYAAVVSAVLDLAGQPVVADAPAASLPADESLDASWEEPAAFGGCNSQGQAAPGTPQPIHIMRRQPPAGAAR, encoded by the coding sequence ATGAAAGACAGTATCAGCTTCACCCTGCGCGCACTGGCCCACCTGCTGCGCTACCCGGATGCCGACATGCGTGGCCACCTGGTGGACATCCATACCGCGTTGAACGCCGAAAACGCGCTGGGCAATGTGCGCCGCACTGAACTCGACGCCCTGATGGATCGCCTGCTGGCAGAAGGCATGGATGCCGAAGCCAGCTATGTAGACCTGTTTGACCGTGGACGCGGCACTGCACTGCACTTATTCGAGCATGTGCACGGCGATTCGCGTGACCGCGGGCCGGCGATGGTCGATCTGGTGAAAACCTACGAGCGGGCTGGCCTGCTGCTGGACCCTGCCGAACTGCCAGACCACCTGACTGTGCTGCTGGAGTTCGCCTCCACCCAGCCGACGCAGGAGGCGCGTGCCTTCATTGGAGAGTTTGCGCACATTCTGCAATCCATCGCCGCTGCCCTGGTGCGCCGCCAAAGCGACTATGCCGCCGTGGTGTCTGCCGTGCTTGACCTGGCAGGCCAGCCGGTGGTGGCAGATGCGCCAGCCGCTTCCTTGCCCGCTGATGAGTCATTGGATGCAAGCTGGGAAGAGCCAGCAGCATTTGGCGGCTGCAACAGCCAAGGGCAGGCAGCACCCGGCACCCCGCAACCCATCCACATCATGCGGCGCCAGCCACCGGCCGGCGCCGCCCGCTGA